A portion of the Macaca mulatta isolate MMU2019108-1 chromosome 4, T2T-MMU8v2.0, whole genome shotgun sequence genome contains these proteins:
- the LOC114677748 gene encoding beta-defensin 110-like — MTEEKSHKLEEEKTSVIKFSQHILQARNYFEPKYRFERCEKVRGICKTFCDDVEYDYGYCIKWRSQCCV; from the exons ATGACAGAAGAAAAGAGTCACAAGCTCGAAGAAGAGAAGACCAGTGTTATTAAGTTTTCCCAGCACATCCTTCAAG CCAGAAACTATTTTGAACCAAAGTATAGATTTGAGAGATGCGAAAAAGTGAGAGGAATATGTAAAACGTTTTGTGATGATGTTGAATATGATTATGGATACTGCATTAAATGGAGAAGTCAGTGCTGCGTATAA
- the LOC707363 gene encoding beta-defensin 110 has protein sequence MKIQLFFFILLFWVTVSQAKKKYPEYGSLDLRRECRMGNGRCKNQCHENEIRIAYCIRPGTHCCLQQ, from the exons ATGAAgattcaactttttttctttattctgctcTTTTGGGTCACAGTTTCACAAg ccaaaaagaaatatcctgagtATGGTAGCTTGGACTTGAGGAGAGAGTGCAGAATGGGTAATGGTCGATGTAAAAATCAGTGTCATGAAAATGAAATTAGGATTGCTTACTGCATAAGACCTGGAACTCATTGCTGCTTGCAGCAGTAA